In a single window of the Salmo trutta chromosome 23, fSalTru1.1, whole genome shotgun sequence genome:
- the LOC115159522 gene encoding uncharacterized protein LOC115159522 isoform X1: protein MGLHRVSLPAMTLSMSPAAVCQCFTLVSLCTSIADPNWIQVRNSTDPGGKQIIYGVAFTLHAAQNLTDTGPLGGVNGWGMWLLYGLAALCYTAVLLSSSSFLLDFLGTGMSHPRLVVSLHISTVVFLMSVLGVCGACLYVISGNLQEGKFGLLWDWVGGWTWPGSGSWSWSSRPGTRSQGGAAGMQAYPGESFYIAMLGLLFSCLASVISLSCPGDPTSTQSDYTAVVEGDDSDTEPLTPREQGVGQSDGDNRGEEWAGEVVPELNQVEVGGGGDC, encoded by the exons ATGGGGTTACATCGTGTCTCCCTTCCAGCCATGACTCTGAGCATGTCTCCGGCTGCGGTTTGCCAGTGCTTTACTTTGGTATCCCTGTGCACGTCCATCGCTGACCCCAACTGGATTCAGGTCAGGAACAGTACTGACCCCGGAGGCAAACAAATCATCTATGGAGTGGCCTTCACACTGCACGCTGCCCAGAACCTCACTGACACAG GTCCTCTGGGTGGTGTTAACGGGTGGGGGATGTGGCTGCTCTATGGCCTGGCGGCTCTGTGCTACACTGCTGTCCTgctctccagctcctccttcttATTGGACTTCTTGGGGACTGGGATGTCGCACCCTCGACTGGTGGTGTCactccacatctccactg TCGTTTTCCTAATGTCCGTGCTGGGAGTGTGTGGGGCTTGCCTGTACGTCATCAGCGGCAACCTTCAGGAGGGCAAATTTGGGCTACTGTGGGACTGGGTAGGGGGCTGGACCTGGCCCGGGTCTGGGTCTTGGTCTTGGTCTTCTAGGCCTGGCACCAGAAGCCAAGGAGGTGCAGCGGGGATGCAGGCTTACCCAGGGGAGAGCTTCTACATTGCCATGCTGGGCCTACTTTTTTCCTGCCTGGCTTCCGTGATCAGCCTGAGTTGCCCGGGGGACCCCACCTCCACCCAGAGTGACTACACAGCCGTGGTGGAAGGGGACGACAGTGACACAGAGCCCCTCACCCCCAGGGAGCAGGGAGTGGGGCAGTCTGACGGAGACAACAGGGGGGAGGAGTGGGCAGGAGAGGTGGTCCCTGAACTGAATCAGGTGGAGGTGGGTGGAGGTGGAGACTGCTAA
- the LOC115159522 gene encoding uncharacterized protein LOC115159522 isoform X2, with translation MTLSMSPAAVCQCFTLVSLCTSIADPNWIQVRNSTDPGGKQIIYGVAFTLHAAQNLTDTGPLGGVNGWGMWLLYGLAALCYTAVLLSSSSFLLDFLGTGMSHPRLVVSLHISTVVFLMSVLGVCGACLYVISGNLQEGKFGLLWDWVGGWTWPGSGSWSWSSRPGTRSQGGAAGMQAYPGESFYIAMLGLLFSCLASVISLSCPGDPTSTQSDYTAVVEGDDSDTEPLTPREQGVGQSDGDNRGEEWAGEVVPELNQVEVGGGGDC, from the exons ATGACTCTGAGCATGTCTCCGGCTGCGGTTTGCCAGTGCTTTACTTTGGTATCCCTGTGCACGTCCATCGCTGACCCCAACTGGATTCAGGTCAGGAACAGTACTGACCCCGGAGGCAAACAAATCATCTATGGAGTGGCCTTCACACTGCACGCTGCCCAGAACCTCACTGACACAG GTCCTCTGGGTGGTGTTAACGGGTGGGGGATGTGGCTGCTCTATGGCCTGGCGGCTCTGTGCTACACTGCTGTCCTgctctccagctcctccttcttATTGGACTTCTTGGGGACTGGGATGTCGCACCCTCGACTGGTGGTGTCactccacatctccactg TCGTTTTCCTAATGTCCGTGCTGGGAGTGTGTGGGGCTTGCCTGTACGTCATCAGCGGCAACCTTCAGGAGGGCAAATTTGGGCTACTGTGGGACTGGGTAGGGGGCTGGACCTGGCCCGGGTCTGGGTCTTGGTCTTGGTCTTCTAGGCCTGGCACCAGAAGCCAAGGAGGTGCAGCGGGGATGCAGGCTTACCCAGGGGAGAGCTTCTACATTGCCATGCTGGGCCTACTTTTTTCCTGCCTGGCTTCCGTGATCAGCCTGAGTTGCCCGGGGGACCCCACCTCCACCCAGAGTGACTACACAGCCGTGGTGGAAGGGGACGACAGTGACACAGAGCCCCTCACCCCCAGGGAGCAGGGAGTGGGGCAGTCTGACGGAGACAACAGGGGGGAGGAGTGGGCAGGAGAGGTGGTCCCTGAACTGAATCAGGTGGAGGTGGGTGGAGGTGGAGACTGCTAA
- the ddrgk1 gene encoding DDRGK domain-containing protein 1, translating to MDIVVYLIAAAILVVLIVFAVKVRGKTEEVDREQGQDVLARVAAPRPQVAEERGAGMPRRRRNLNSRVMAQRRAQRDASDNEDSPVEEVAVEEQEEEEEQQFQATGKLGAKKQRKLEEKQAKRAQREAELAEREERKKMQELREQERSKEDEKERQQEQKEEEEERRAKEEQEKEEEEEYLRLKQSFVVEEQGEADDVTEEESRNLLQEFIQYIKDSKVVLLEDLASHFGMRTQDAIARLQDLLADGELTGVIDDRGKFISITPEELNAVAQFIKQRGRVSISELAQASNSLINLTPEIRNTA from the exons ttGATCGTGAACAGGGGCAGGATGTGTTGGCTCGGGTGGCAGCTCCTCGCCCGCAGGTGGCCGAGGAGCGGGGGGCTGGCATGCCCCGGCGCCGTAGAAATCTCAACAGCAGGGTGATGGCCCAGAGGCGAGCCCAGAGGGATGCATCCGACAACG AGGACAGCCCTGTAGAGGAAGTGGCTGTGGAGgaacaggaagaagaggaggaacagCAGTTCCAGGCCACAGGGAAGCTTGGAGCCAAGAAGCAGAGGAAACTGGAGGAGAAACAAGCCAAACGGGCTCAGAGAGAG GCTGagctggcagagagagaggaaaggaagaaaaTGCAGGAGCTCCGAGAGCAGGAGAGAAGCAAggaggatgagaaagagagacaacagGAGCAGAAAGAg GAGGAAGAGGAGCGGCGGGCcaaagaggagcaggagaaggaggaggaagaggagtaccTAAGGCTCAAACAGTCCTTTGTCGTCGAGGAGCAGGGTGAAGCTGATGATGTCACAGAGGAAGAG TCACGCAACCTTCTACAAGAGTTCATCCAGTACATCAAG GACTCCAAGGTAGTACTGCTGGAAGACCTGGCGTCACACTTTGGAATGCGCACACAG GATGCAATTGCGAGACTGCAGGACCTCTTAGCTGATGGTGAACTCACAG GAGTGATCGACGACAGAGGGAAGTTTATCTCCATCACGCCAGAAGAGTTAAACGCTGTGGCTCAGTTCATCAAACAAAGAGGGAGGGTCTCTATCAGCGAGCTGGCACAGGCTAGTAACTCACTCATCAACCTCACGCCCGAGATACGAAACACAGCCTAA